Part of the Deltaproteobacteria bacterium genome is shown below.
AGGGAGGACCTTTCCGTGGCACAGCGGCCAGTCCGGGCACGCGAGCCCGGCCTTCAGCCCCGCCACCAGGTTTCCCCACACCAGCAGCAGGAACAGCAGCCCCACGGTCGCGCGGCCGAGCATCGGCGCACCCCCTCCCCGTTTCCGTCCGGATACGTGGATTATCCCCGCACGGAGGGATCAGCGCAACTGCGTGTCGACGAGGGTGCCGAAGAGGATGAGGAGGAGGAACGCGATCGGCGCGAGGGCGAACCCCCACACGAGGCGGCTCTCTCCCCGAAGGTGCATGAAGTAGAGCGCCACCAGCGACGCCTTGAGGGACGCGATCAGGAGCGCCACGACGACGTTCAGGATCCCCAGGTCCGCGTACGACACGAGCACGGTGGCGACGGTCAGGCAGAGGAGAGCCCCGAACACCGCCAGGTACTTCCGGATTCCTCCGTGCGCGCCGCTTCCCATCTCTCCCCTCACCCGGCGAGGTACAGCAGCGGGAACAGGTAGATCCACACGAGGTCCACGAAATGCCAGTAGAGCCCCGACATCTCGACCGGGGTGCGGTACTCCTCCGAATACCGCCCCCGACCTGCCATGACCAGGACGTACGCGAGCACCCCCATCCCGAGGAGGACGTGGATCCCGTGCAGCCCCGTCAGCATGAAGTACAGGGAGAAGAAGATGTTGGTCCCGGGGTGGAGGCCGTGGTGGAACTTCTCGCCGTACTCGACGTATTTCACGCCGAGGAAGACGGCCGCCAGCAGGATGGTCGCGCCGTAGTACGCCTGGAGGAGCCGCATCCTCCCCCTCCGCGCGGCGTCGACGCCCAGGACCACGGTGAGGCTGCTCGTGATCAGCACCACCGTGTTCGCGGCGCCCAGGACCCGGTCGAGCTTCTCGTGCTCCGCGTGGAACAACGCCGGGAATTTCAGCCGGAACACCGCGTACGCCGTGAACAGGGCGCCGAAGAGGAGCACCTCGGTGGCGAGGAACGTCCAGACCCCGAGCTTCGCCGACTCGAAGGCGACCGCGGGATCGTGCCGCTCCGCCGGGTGCGCGTCGCCCATCAGTCGCGACCTCACGCCTTCTTCGTGCCGTAGCCGTACGGCCAGTCGGTCACCAGCGGGATCTCGTGGAAGTTCTCCGTCTCCGGCGGAGACGGGGTCTGCCACTCGAGGGAGAGCGCGCGCCACGGATTCCCGGGCGCGGGCGTCCCGCTCCGGAGACCCTGGACGAAATTCCACACCATCGCCAGGATCCCCAGGGTCAGGATCACCGAACCGATCGTCGCGACCACGTTCTCGGAATGGTACTTGGGGAGGTACTCGGCGTACCGCCGCGGCATCCCGCGCACCCCGAGGAAGAACATGGTGAAGAAGGTCACGTTGAACCCGAGGAAGATCAGCGCCCACGACGCGCGCGCCGCCTTCTCGTTCAGCATCCTGCCGGTGATCTTCGGGAACCAGTAGTGGAGCCCGGCGAAGAACCCCATCACCGTCCCCCCCATCATCGTGTAGTGGAAGTGGGCCACGACGAAGTAGGTGTCGTGCAGCTGGACGTTCGTGGCCAGCGCGCCGAGGAACGGCCCGGTGAGCCCCCCGATGATGAAGAGGAAGATGAAGGTGAGGGCGTAGAGCATGGGGGCCTCGAAGGTGATGGAGCCCCGGTAGAGGGTCGCGATCCAGTTGAACACCTTCACCGCGGTGGGCACCGCGACGAAGAACGTCATGAAGGAGAAGATCGCGTTCGCGAGGGGGGACATCCCCGAGGTGAACATGTGGTGCGCCCACACGAGGAAGCCGAGAAAGGCGATCGCCAGCGACGAGTACGCGATGGCCTTGTACCCGAAGATCGGTTTCCGGGAGAAGACCGGGATCACCTCGGAGACGATCCCCATCGCCGGGAGGATCATCACGTACACCACCGGGTGGGAGTAGAACCAGAAGAAGTGCTGGAACAGCACCGGGTCTCCCCCCTTCGCCGGGTCGAAGAAGCCGACCCCGAGGACCCGTTCCGCCGCCAGCAGCAGGAAGGTGACGCCGACCACGGGGGTGGCCACCACCTGGATGATGCTCGTGGCGTACATCGACCACAGGAACAGCGGCATCCGCAGGAACGACATCCCCGGCGCGCGGAGCTTGTGGATCGTGACGATGAAGTTCAGCCCGGTGAGGATGGACGACATCCCGATCAGGAAGACGCCCAGGGAGAGGGTCGT
Proteins encoded:
- a CDS encoding cytochrome C oxidase subunit IV family protein, with protein sequence MGSGAHGGIRKYLAVFGALLCLTVATVLVSYADLGILNVVVALLIASLKASLVALYFMHLRGESRLVWGFALAPIAFLLLILFGTLVDTQLR
- a CDS encoding cytochrome c oxidase subunit 3 family protein: MGDAHPAERHDPAVAFESAKLGVWTFLATEVLLFGALFTAYAVFRLKFPALFHAEHEKLDRVLGAANTVVLITSSLTVVLGVDAARRGRMRLLQAYYGATILLAAVFLGVKYVEYGEKFHHGLHPGTNIFFSLYFMLTGLHGIHVLLGMGVLAYVLVMAGRGRYSEEYRTPVEMSGLYWHFVDLVWIYLFPLLYLAG
- the ctaD gene encoding cytochrome c oxidase subunit I, translating into MSAGDGKGYLSERGWRSWAFTLDHKRIGVMYLCTTIFFFLLGGVFALLLRLELLSPQARYFSNHAYNVFFTLHGAMMIFLFIIPAIPSGLGNFLIPLHLGARDVAFPRLNLASYWVFVAGFLVIVGSLVAPMDTGWTFYTPYSAKTGAAVTTLSLGVFLIGMSSILTGLNFIVTIHKLRAPGMSFLRMPLFLWSMYATSIIQVVATPVVGVTFLLLAAERVLGVGFFDPAKGGDPVLFQHFFWFYSHPVVYVMILPAMGIVSEVIPVFSRKPIFGYKAIAYSSLAIAFLGFLVWAHHMFTSGMSPLANAIFSFMTFFVAVPTAVKVFNWIATLYRGSITFEAPMLYALTFIFLFIIGGLTGPFLGALATNVQLHDTYFVVAHFHYTMMGGTVMGFFAGLHYWFPKITGRMLNEKAARASWALIFLGFNVTFFTMFFLGVRGMPRRYAEYLPKYHSENVVATIGSVILTLGILAMVWNFVQGLRSGTPAPGNPWRALSLEWQTPSPPETENFHEIPLVTDWPYGYGTKKA